TGCCCGGAGGAACTGGGGCGCGAAGGGGCCCCCTCCCAGCTCGCGCGGACTGTGCGCGCCGCCTACCCGGAGCTCGCCCTCGGTGCGGTGCAGTCCCAGGCGCCGCAGCCCCACGGCCAAGTCGTTGACACACAGGCCGCCGTCGCGGTTGACGTCGAGAGTCTGGAACAGGCTCCACAGGCGCAGCCGGTGGTCCGGGCCCCCGCAGACGGCGCCGCCGCACGGGTCCACGGACGCCGGCGACGAGGCGGGCGACGAGGCGGCGGAGGCGGCGTCCGGCGGCGGGGAGGCCACGCAGCGGCACAACACACTGCTCACCATCGGGCGCGAGGCAGGGGCGCCGGGCGCGGAGCGGAGGCGGCTGGCCGGCGGGGAGAACACGGAAGACACGCGGGAGTCCCCAGACGGCGAGCGCGGGCTGCTAGAAGCCGGcaagctggagggaggggccgcTTCCGggagccccgccccgccgcccgccgcctcGTTGGCCACGCCcccaggcggggcgggggccAGTCACAGGCCCGGACGGCCACTCGGCCGGGGCGGAGCCTCCTGGAGGACCGCCCACGCCGCCCCGGACAGCCTGGATCAATGGGGAAGGCGGAGCGATCCCCGCTCAGCCTGCTGCGGATTCAAACTGAAGGAGGCGGGGATTGGCTGAGCAGGCCCGTGAGAGGAAATCAAGCTGCGATAGGCAGAAGTTCTGTGATTAGCCGGCGGAAGGCCCCGTGTCCAATTTCCATTGAGAAACGCTGTTTGGACTCAGGCAATCGTAAGGATGGGAGGAGCGGTCGTGTACAGAGACCTCGTAGTCTCCGGTGGGAAATAGGGTTTGTGTGAGGAGCACCGTGAGCTGCGGCTGCGAAAGCAGAGTTTGCTTCCGTGAGTGGAATTAAAAATTGGCCAGAGGCTCAAGGCCGAAAGCACTCAGGTATCCTCGGGAGGCCGGGTTTTGGTACTCTAACTCCCTAAACCACCAATAAAATAGCTGAATTTAACGGCGTAATAGTCGTAATGCTGACGATTGAAGGACAGAACGATTTTCCAATGGAAGTGAATAAAGGCAGGTGGGCGGAGCGCTCTGTAGCGACTGACACACTTTTAGACCAATGACGAGGCCAATTCCAGTAAGTAGGCGTGCTCTTCAGTTGAAAGACAGATCAAAAGAACCAGTGATGTAAGTGACGTTTGAGCCCCGACCAACCAGGAGGGCGGGTTACTCCGGAGAAGCTCTGGGAGGCGGGAAGAGGGGAAGTGGGCGGATCTCCGCACACCCCGGCGGAAGAGGCAGATTCAGGAAGCCATTACGCAGCTGGCTGGCAGCGGCCGGGCCGGTCGGGGCTGGGCCCTACGCACTTTGCGTAGCGAGGGGGGTTACCAAAGGCCTGGTGCTTGGCCTGGGGCAAGCCCGGCCTGTCCCCTGTAGGGGGGCGTGGatgaggggagaggctggggaggaagaGACGGGGAATTGGGGCGTTTGAAGggattataatttctttaaaaaggggggtggggagaggccatGGCCGTCCCAGccaagaagaggaagatgaaCTTCTCTGAGCGAGAGGTGGAGATCATCGTGGAAGAGCTGGAACTGAAGAAGCACCTGCTGGTGAACCACTTCAATGCTGGGGTCCCTCTGGCTGCCAAGAGTGCCGCCTGGCACGGCATCTTGAGAAGGGTCAACGCTGTGGCCACCTGCCGCAGGGAGTTGCCTGAGGTCAAGAAGAAGTGGTCTGACCTCAAGACCGAGGTCCGTCGCAAGGTTGCCCAGGTCCGGGCAGCGGTGGAGGGTGGCGAGGCCCCAGGGCCCACTGAGGAGGATGGAGCAGGCGGGCCTGGGacaggtggtggcagtggtggcgGTGGCCCAGCCGTAGCCCCCGTCCTGCTCACCCCCATGCAACAGCGCATCTGCAACCTGCTGGGCGAGGCCACCATCATCAGCTTGCCCACTACCACAGAGATTCACCCCGTGGCCCTCGGACCCACAGCCACTGCAGCTGCAGCCACGGTCACCCTGACACAGAGTGAGTGACCTCTCCCACCCAGTCTGTCGTGCATAAATGGGAAGGGCCAGCCACGAGCTGGGGCGGCCTGGGGAAGGTTGGCTGCCAGGGGTCAAAGGTCAGACGGGCGTCTTGGAAGACCGCGAGGCCTTCCGAGAGCTCCCCGGACAGAAGCGATCCTGTTCTCTTTGGGATTTCCTCAGCACGCCGCAGTCTGGGCTTCTGCTGAGCTGGATTGCTCTCACCTGTTTTGCCGCCATTCGTGTCAATGACTGACGGAACGATGTAGTCCTTGAAGACAGGGACCTGTCTGTGTCCCCACAGGACTTAccgcagggcctggcacatagtaggcggTCAGGACATACTTGTCGAATGACTAGACAGATGGGAGTATTAATACCCAAGTAAGACATCGAATCTGGACAAAGACATTCTGGGTTTTTAGTGTGGGGAACATTCATCAGGCCCTGCCCAGAAACCTCATGGTTCCTTGTGTTCATCtagtccctccttcctcctcagacAATCGTGCTTATTTCTTACTCCTCAGACCCTGTGCTTGGCACTGGGATTACCAAGGTGTTCAAAATAGGACAGATAAGACACACACACGAATAACTGGACTGTCAGTTGACTCTAAGGGCTCAGGAGAGGAAGGGGCttcctggctggggtggggactCAGAGCCGATGTTGGCACTGAAGGGTAGAGAAAACTGACCTTTCCCACAACCACGGAGGCCCAAACAGCCCACCCAGAATTCCTTTCAAAGCTTCTCAGTTATGAATGACAATGGTTTGGTTGGCCTTTTTAGTTCAGACAAGGGTTTGTACCAGTGACTGTTAACTGCTCCTTTGTGCTGGGCTATGACCCGCATCAGTCAGTGATTCTCAGTGGGGCTTGGGAGAACTGGGTGTATGAGTGAGTGCTGTCCGTCCCCCTGCGGTCGTATTTTCTAAGGATATCCAGGTGGGAAAGAGGATCAAACACTGGTCTAAATTACTTGCTGTTCTAGAACAAGAAGGACCTGTGACCTGTAGGTATCAAGCAGACGGGAAGCATTTATTGGTCCCTTCCGCAACTGCTGTCTCACTCCCGCCTCCTCTTCTGTTTGGGCGTAAAAGGAGGGAGATAGGACTAGTGTGGCTACCATCAGTTCTGGGAGAGTCCCACCCAAGATGGTAGCTGCGTGCCAGCCCTGCAGGGAGCGTGTGGCCCTGCCTTAATTAGCTGGAAGCATCCCACTGGGGTGGTGACGAGCAAGTGGGACTCCGGTGTTCCAGAGACCTGGGTTTGCTTCCTGGACCTGCTGAATAAACTGACCTT
The DNA window shown above is from Mustela erminea isolate mMusErm1 chromosome 12, mMusErm1.Pri, whole genome shotgun sequence and carries:
- the NAIF1 gene encoding nuclear apoptosis-inducing factor 1, whose translation is MAVPAKKRKMNFSEREVEIIVEELELKKHLLVNHFNAGVPLAAKSAAWHGILRRVNAVATCRRELPEVKKKWSDLKTEVRRKVAQVRAAVEGGEAPGPTEEDGAGGPGTGGGSGGGGPAVAPVLLTPMQQRICNLLGEATIISLPTTTEIHPVALGPTATAAAATVTLTQIPTETTYHTLEEGVVEYCTAEAPPPLPAEAPVEMMAQHADTSVKPQALKSRIALNSAKLIQEQRVTNLHVKEIAQHLEQQNDLLQMIRRSQEVQACAQERQAQAMEGTQAALSVLIQVLRPMIKDFRRYLQSNTPNPTPPSEPGQVAQNGQPDSIIQ